The Hydra vulgaris chromosome 05, alternate assembly HydraT2T_AEP genome includes the window GAACTGagtaaaaacagtttttaaaacagACTGTAAAATAGTCAgaaactataatataatatctatctataatatcaataaaagaaATGCTCAATTGAGGCTAGTCGAGTGCTAGTCGTCCGGATAATCGGATTGTCGCCCGGGTATAATAatgataacttaaataattaatataatacttatactataatatataaaaataattcaataaaataaaagtgatagtaataattttacttttttttttataaatgtgtgtaAATATGTtgctatatatacatattacgTATATATAGCAATATTTATCACAAGCAATATTTCATTTATGGATATTCGTCATCAAATAACTCTTTTTTGAGTTTAAtgatcaagtttttttgtttgttttttatttcagtttacCGCTTATACTTATAGTACAGTGAATGTGTTATTTCATACTATAAGGTATGATAGGTATAACCTATTAGGTATGATAATGTCACTAAGTAAGTATTAAGTAGGTATGTTACTTCAATCTACAAagtataataatagtttaatagcagtaaaacatttgttttttagtatCAAATAAAGGCGTACATTTGAAACTACAGGGAGAATGGAGACTTGTTAGCTCGTGGGTTTGCTGCGAATAGAAGacgcaaataaaaaattttgaaaagattttagtattgtaaccttattttttaaatgacacaCGACAACATTTATTTCGAACTTgtcaataataattatgataaagtaattatgttaattatgttgTAAATGTTAactaatgtataataaaaacataaagatataaacaaatcaaactatttttttgatacaattggTAGGTAGTTTTAGATAACTCTAATTCAATGATAGTATAAATTTTTCCGTGGTAAGACTAATGATGGTATAACATTTTCCGTGGTTAGACtaagttttatttaacacaGAACTTGATTTTACAAAGCACAGCATGGTCATTCCATTAAGTCGCGGTCGTGACATTTCTACTgtaaaaggtaaaaatattagcaaggaacttaataaacttttcttttctttttttggtaaTGTGTGCATTTGGTTACACACTACTATCTGAAAAATTTACAGTAAATTTTATGCTATAGTTGCATCGCAACGTCAAAATAAAATCAGTTGCGGTCGCGGCAGCTACAGAAACAGAAACAGAActtgtttaagtattttttttttttctagaaaactttcaacaaattaaaaattttttaaattattttttagaggatgttattttaactatgataaattttttttttgtcatgtttTACATGAATTGGTAGCTAGCAAATAGTCGCGGTCGTGGTAAAATATTGTACTATCAGATAGCATTACATTTTAGGTatttttaaggtatattttaGCAATgccaaagttttcaaaaatatataaacaatgtttatagtTATCCTTAGAAAAAACATcatcaagtttttaataaaaaaacgtaacaaatcactttattaaattgcaatattaaagacatataaataaactaaacaaatCATCAGACAAAATAACGATTTTTTGTTTGCTGTGTTATTCGCCTGACAGtgtgatatttttttcatgctaaaaatttaattcttaacTTTCCTGTAATGGTAAAGTCGTATATCCTTTTCTGCAAGTAGTAAAGTATCGTTTAGCTGATTATAATGTGGATCAACTTCATCTTCagtcaaatatattaaatttaccGTCGAATCTTTGCATATAGCTTCATAAAACTGCCACGcattttgaataataacttGTCTTGCATTAACCCTTTGCCAtgctattctttttaaagttccTTCTACCCCATCAACGGCTCCTTTTCCGTGGGCTGTAGCAAAGAAATTCCACTCAAAAGCTGGAATATTGAAAGTTACTTGACAATACTTTAGAATTTTTACCATAAAGCGGTGTTAAATTAAGAAGATAGACCATCACTCCAAAACGTTACTTTGTGTATAATTGAATTGGTTACGTAagcctttaaaaaataaattacaaatgttTTGCATCCctcaaagataaaaataaaagatataaaaattgaacTGTTAAAGAAAAACACCTTCAAAGTTAATGCAAGGAACACTGATGCATGTTTTACTGTGattttttatctgttaaataaccaaccatatttttcaaatctttaacaTAAACAGCAACAGTAAAGATTGTTATTTGAGATTTTCTCCAATAAGCACTTTGAACTTGTTCTTGATGAATACAACTATAGTTTTGGCTAAAATCAAAGTATATTAAAAGTCACTATcattatattatctattttgGTGGCGATAAACTGAAGCTTGGAGACGTTTGATTAAATGGtgtaacattttcaaaaactctgtaTATGTTGCATACAAAAACTGTTTGATCAATCCCTGCTGTAGATAATTTTTAACCTTGTCTTTGCACCAATTTATGTAGCTAACTTTAATGCATTTTTCGTTTTGCTCTTTGGATGGTGGTAGCATTCGGTTGTTAGGACAGTTAGCACAAAAACTACATGATGGTAAGAGGCAATCTGGAGTGAGAGGGCTGCGAAGAATCCATTTGTTTACCCAGTTTGTGTTATAAGGCTCAAAATTAAGGTTTGAGGATAAAGCTTTgcatatattagtaaaattttcatGAGTTAGACAACAGCAGGTATCAAGAGGCGTCTCTGAATATGTGAGTATTTTAGCTGGACAAAGTGCACGAAATTCGGAAAATTTTATCTTGCTACCAAATTCTTCCGCGTACAGGGCATAACATTCCTTTAATTTAAGTAACAAGTAacgtttttgaaatttttcaccatcaatttttatatagtttttcatACCTGGAGTCCATCAAGATATTTCTTCGCGGTTGTAAAACTTTAGTACATGATTGAATACACTAGAAGATAAACTGATgcgttttttttatctttgatatATCTTGTAAAGAGATGTTCATTTCTATTGCTATTTGTTTGGCGAATTTGGTAAAGCCAATTTAACACGTTTGCTGCCGAGCTATTTCAAACTACACTTTGTTTTTTTGCCGATCCATAATGTCTGCAATGGTTAATTTTTGCCGAGGCTGTTTTTCGCGGTTTCATTCTCATTGCCAAGGCTAGATATCaacatttcaataaataaaatatttttaatctaaaataattgtataatattttttattctgaatataactgataaaaaataagCACTACGAGTATACTCGTAGTTTGGCAATGGAGAAGAAATTTTTATCTCCAGTGCCGATGTACGAGTTTACTTGTAACACCGTAATGAGTATAGCTCATTGCGGTGACTACACCTTAtgaagatgtaattgagaacttgaaagttgtaataaacaaacgtaagatgtaatttagaacatgaaagttataaataagaaatcgtaagatgtaattgagaagatAAAAGGTGTAATTgagaaatgtttataatatagatTATCAGAAGGaagttatttgtatttttaattttgttgcctTAGTTTACCTTGTAATATTAGGTTTGATCCTAATTTGGCCGAGATGGCCATATGGGTtggttttcaataaataattatatattatcaataaaataaaaaagtgatgaAAAAGGGATTTGTGGTTGGCGGTAACTCCATATCTtccaaagaaatttaaatttccaCCATTGACAAATAACACAATGACGTTTCAATTCCATTACTGTATTACTGTATTGCTGGTGCATACAAATgctaaatttgatattattaacttattgaAATGCatttacaagaaaattttttataatgaccTTTAAACTGACATTGTGAATTTGCGTTTGCAAATAATGTATTCTCATTTCCATATTTCGATTTCTTAATTAGAACTTTTGTTTTTCCAATTACATATTGcgatttcttatttacatgttgggTTTCTcaactactttttaaaatttcttaattacagtttgtgtttcttaattacatattgtGACTTCTAAATTACATGTTGTATTTCTCAATTGCATCTTacttttcttaattacaacttataAGTTCTCAACTAAATCACGAAAAGGTATAGTAATGTAGCTTATTTGAtgcaatattattataaatagtgtttcaatttttttgcacatacacatacacattgGGAGTTATCATGAGTAAAAAAGgtcatttatattttgttttcttaattataaattgTTGTGTTTTTTAGACCAGAagctaaaatatatttgataactaCATTTTACTGcatgttattaaaaatgtgaaaaaaatttgatttacaCAACgtctacaaaatgttttttaatatattaaaaaattttagtgtgCACTTCGAATTTTTTTACACAGTATACtaattaatgtgttttatagataagtaatttcttttttataaagagatgatttataaatttatctatctCTTATTAGCTCAACACAGATATTCCACAATTGGATCAGTACATATGATTATGGAAGATTGTGAGGATAGTGAAGATGATGATATAGAAGATTCGGGTTCATTTTTCGCTTATACTACTACGTCTTCGAGCTTGACTGTATCAGAATCAGGTTCTGAAGATAATAACACTGAAGAAAGTGATGGCAATCAGTTTACAGACGTTCATCTAGCAGCCACTGCAGAAGATTTTTTAATGGCGCCGAAATAAGCTAGAACAACGGGTGGTCTTGCTTATagacaaaatcaaaacaaagcTCAACAGGTAGATcttataagtaatattttgcCTGACAAAACAACTTCTGAAACAAATCCAACTAGAAATTCAAACCAATGGAAAGATGAGCCGaatattgtaaaacaaattcattttacTGCCAATCCTGGTTTGAACATAAACATGGAGAGCAAGAAACCATTAGATTTCTTTAGATTATTTGTTACAGAAGAGCTTATAAATACTATGGTAGTTGAAAGTAATCGCTACGCAACGCAAGAAATAATTAAGCAGCGTCCCTTCAAAAGAAGCTCACGTTTTAAAGATTAGAAACGAATAAATTCAGAAGATATGCGGCAGTTTCTTGGAGTTCTTCTTTATATGGGGTGTGTCAAAATACCATCCTTAGAACACTATTTGTCTAAGAAGAGTCTCTATAGAGCTCCCTTATTTTCTAGAATAATGCCACGAAATAAATTCCAACTTATGTTACGGTTTTggcattttattaacaatgaaGATTCAGGTAATGGACACTTGTGTAAAATGATTGGACTTCTCGATCACTTAAATAATACAATGGATAACATCTACTatcctaataaaaatatatcaatcgAT containing:
- the LOC136080351 gene encoding piggyBac transposable element-derived protein 4-like, which gives rise to MRQFLGVLLYMGCVKIPSLEHYLSKKSLYRAPLFSRIMPRNKFQLMLRFWHFINNEDSGNGHLCKMIGLLDHLNNTMDNIYYPNKNISIDESMMLWKGRLVFRQYVKNKRHKYGIKFYELCESDGIVLKVKIYPGETTLGKHLLGQTGAIVLYLMENFSGKRLSPVKR